One genomic window of Paenisporosarcina antarctica includes the following:
- a CDS encoding ABC-F family ATP-binding cassette domain-containing protein encodes MIVLQVNQLHKSFGIDEILSGAKLEINHRDRVALVGRNGAGKSTLLKIIAGEMSYDSGDIIIPKDTKVGYMEQHAGIDSDLSIWDEMMTIFEYHHVAELKLRSLELQMADPTVYDDADSYARIMSDYDLLQVAFKDSGGYQYEADTRAVLHGMQFFPEEYDKPIQSLSGGQKTRLALAKLLLTKPDLLILDEPTNHLDIDTLSWLERYLQGYPGAILIVSHDRYFLDQVVNFVYEVSRHKVKRFVGNYSKYLDEKAKTYERDMKTFDRQQAEKEKLEDFVQRNLARASTTKMAQSRRKVLEKTDWMGSPNGDEKSANFGFSIDRQSGNDVLKLEELTVGYSGKPVSKDVDLRIFREDRIALVGPNGVGKSTLLKTVVKDIPPIAGSIHYGTNVQFGYYDQQQAKLTGNRSVLKELWDDWPLMNEKDVRNVLGRFLFSGDDVTKTISSLSGGEKARVALAKLMMLKANTLILDEPTNHLDLDSKEVLENALIDYPGTILFVSHDRYFINRIATKVIELSGDGAFEYLGDYDYYVEKKKELEEIRLEQAGPQEVGAATTKQSTSTIDKEAKKRERQISRRLEELEAQLQTIEVSISAVEEKLCDPAIFQDHEQLLILQKELEAFKEEQEVLMMEWMELEEELEIL; translated from the coding sequence ATGATTGTATTACAAGTGAATCAATTACATAAATCGTTTGGCATCGATGAAATCTTAAGTGGGGCCAAACTAGAAATAAATCATCGCGACCGTGTGGCTCTCGTTGGTCGAAACGGAGCTGGGAAGTCTACACTCCTTAAAATTATTGCAGGTGAAATGTCTTATGATTCTGGAGATATTATCATTCCAAAAGATACTAAAGTTGGCTATATGGAGCAACATGCTGGCATCGATTCAGATTTGTCGATTTGGGATGAGATGATGACCATTTTTGAGTATCACCATGTGGCTGAACTAAAATTACGCTCATTAGAACTTCAAATGGCAGATCCTACCGTATATGATGATGCGGATTCCTATGCACGCATCATGTCTGACTACGACTTATTACAAGTTGCCTTTAAGGACTCCGGTGGTTACCAATACGAAGCTGATACACGTGCTGTCTTACACGGGATGCAATTCTTCCCCGAAGAATACGATAAACCGATACAGTCGTTATCTGGTGGTCAAAAAACACGTTTGGCATTAGCCAAATTATTATTAACTAAACCAGATCTCCTCATTCTTGATGAACCGACTAACCATTTAGATATCGACACACTCAGTTGGTTAGAGCGTTATCTGCAAGGTTACCCTGGTGCCATATTAATCGTTTCTCATGACCGGTATTTCCTTGATCAAGTTGTGAACTTTGTTTACGAAGTATCTCGTCATAAAGTGAAACGCTTTGTGGGAAATTATAGCAAGTACTTGGATGAAAAGGCAAAAACGTATGAACGGGATATGAAAACTTTTGACCGTCAGCAAGCAGAAAAAGAGAAACTTGAAGATTTTGTACAACGTAATTTAGCGCGTGCTTCTACAACTAAAATGGCTCAGTCTCGTCGAAAAGTTTTGGAGAAAACGGACTGGATGGGTTCACCGAATGGTGATGAAAAATCTGCAAACTTTGGTTTTTCTATTGATCGCCAAAGTGGCAACGACGTATTAAAATTAGAAGAATTAACGGTAGGTTATTCTGGTAAGCCGGTGTCCAAAGATGTAGATCTTCGGATTTTTCGTGAAGACCGAATTGCTTTAGTCGGACCAAATGGTGTAGGGAAATCTACATTACTCAAAACAGTTGTTAAAGATATTCCCCCTATTGCTGGATCAATTCATTACGGGACCAATGTTCAATTTGGTTACTATGATCAACAACAAGCTAAACTAACAGGTAATCGGTCCGTATTAAAGGAATTATGGGATGATTGGCCATTGATGAACGAAAAAGATGTTCGTAATGTTTTGGGTCGTTTCCTATTCAGTGGTGATGATGTGACCAAAACAATTTCCTCTTTATCGGGTGGCGAAAAAGCCAGAGTCGCTTTAGCTAAACTCATGATGTTAAAAGCAAACACTCTTATTCTCGATGAACCGACTAACCACTTAGATCTTGATAGTAAAGAAGTGCTCGAAAACGCATTAATTGATTACCCAGGAACTATACTTTTCGTCTCACATGATCGCTATTTTATTAACAGGATTGCTACTAAAGTCATTGAGTTATCAGGTGACGGGGCATTTGAATATTTAGGTGATTATGATTACTACGTGGAAAAGAAAAAAGAACTAGAAGAAATTCGTTTAGAACAAGCGGGTCCTCAAGAAGTAGGAGCTGCGACCACGAAGCAATCCACTTCGACCATTGATAAAGAGGCGAAAAAAAGGGAACGACAAATTTCAAGACGCTTAGAAGAATTAGAAGCTCAATTACAAACAATTGAAGTTAGCATTAGTGCTGTTGAGGAGAAATTGTGTGATCCAGCCATTTTCCAAGACCATGAGCAACTATTAATTCTTCAAAAAGAGCTTGAAGCTTTTAAAGAGGAACAAGAAGTGTTAATGATGGAATGGATGGAATTAGAAGAAGAATTAGAAATATTATAA
- the tsaE gene encoding tRNA (adenosine(37)-N6)-threonylcarbamoyltransferase complex ATPase subunit type 1 TsaE, which translates to MTYIKQVSSLEETEQFGQRLGSLVQAQDVITLEGDLGAGKTTFTKSFAKGLGIERNVNSPTFTILKQYEGRLPFNHLDVYRLAGSEEDLGWDELFYGDAVTVIEWAKLIEYDLPNDRLQIEVFYEDEFARRFEVTPKGERYERLCKELFE; encoded by the coding sequence ATGACATATATTAAACAAGTATCATCTCTTGAAGAAACTGAACAATTTGGGCAGCGATTAGGCTCGCTTGTTCAAGCACAAGATGTTATTACGCTAGAAGGAGATCTTGGTGCAGGAAAGACAACTTTTACAAAAAGCTTTGCAAAAGGTTTAGGGATAGAACGTAATGTGAATAGCCCGACCTTTACGATATTGAAACAATATGAAGGTAGATTGCCATTCAATCATTTAGATGTATATCGTCTTGCAGGCAGTGAAGAGGATTTAGGATGGGATGAACTTTTTTATGGAGATGCGGTAACTGTAATTGAGTGGGCAAAATTGATTGAATATGATTTGCCAAATGATCGATTACAAATTGAAGTATTCTACGAAGATGAATTTGCTAGACGTTTTGAAGTTACCCCAAAGGGTGAACGTTATGAGCGATTATGTAAGGAGCTATTTGAATGA
- the tsaD gene encoding tRNA (adenosine(37)-N6)-threonylcarbamoyltransferase complex transferase subunit TsaD produces the protein MMKDQIILGIETSCDETAASIVRNGREIVSNVVASQIESHKRFGGVVPEIASRHHVEQVTIVIEEALKQANMQPSDIDAVAVTEGPGLVGALLIGINAAKAFAFANGLPLVGVHHIAGHIYANQLVEPMQFPLLALVVSGGHTEIVLMRNHGSFELIGETRDDAAGEAYDKVARVLKLPYPGGPHIDRLAHEGGEALVFPRIWLEQDSYDFSFSGLKSSVINYMHNAEQRGEVVNPQAVAAGFQASVVEVLTGKTLRAAREFKVKHVIAAGGVSANKGLRKSLKDTFSKEGITFTVPPLFLCTDNAAMIAAAGSVMFEKGHKSSMSMNGKPGMPLFDWN, from the coding sequence ATGATGAAAGATCAAATCATATTAGGTATTGAGACGAGTTGTGATGAGACTGCTGCATCCATCGTCCGTAACGGAAGAGAAATTGTATCCAATGTTGTAGCATCACAAATTGAAAGTCATAAACGCTTCGGTGGAGTCGTTCCTGAAATCGCTTCTCGTCATCATGTAGAGCAAGTGACCATTGTCATTGAAGAAGCACTCAAGCAAGCAAACATGCAACCAAGTGACATAGATGCAGTTGCAGTTACAGAGGGTCCAGGGCTTGTAGGGGCACTATTAATAGGTATTAACGCAGCGAAGGCATTTGCGTTCGCTAATGGATTGCCTCTTGTTGGCGTTCATCATATAGCAGGACATATTTACGCGAACCAGTTAGTAGAACCGATGCAATTCCCTTTACTAGCTCTTGTTGTTTCAGGTGGACACACGGAAATTGTCTTGATGCGAAATCATGGTTCATTTGAGTTAATTGGAGAAACACGTGATGACGCGGCAGGAGAGGCGTATGACAAAGTAGCTAGAGTATTAAAACTACCCTATCCAGGTGGACCTCATATTGACCGACTGGCACATGAAGGCGGAGAAGCACTTGTATTTCCGCGGATTTGGTTAGAACAAGACTCCTATGACTTTAGCTTTAGTGGACTTAAATCCTCAGTAATAAATTATATGCATAATGCCGAGCAGCGAGGAGAAGTGGTTAATCCACAAGCCGTAGCTGCAGGTTTCCAAGCAAGTGTGGTAGAAGTACTCACTGGTAAAACATTACGCGCTGCTAGAGAATTTAAGGTGAAACATGTGATTGCTGCAGGCGGTGTTTCTGCAAACAAAGGATTACGAAAATCGTTAAAAGATACCTTTTCTAAAGAAGGCATCACATTTACTGTCCCTCCTCTGTTTTTATGTACAGATAATGCTGCGATGATTGCAGCAGCGGGTTCAGTTATGTTCGAAAAAGGACATAAAAGCTCGATGTCCATGAACGGAAAACCAGGTATGCCTTTATTCGACTGGAATTAA
- the tsaB gene encoding tRNA (adenosine(37)-N6)-threonylcarbamoyltransferase complex dimerization subunit type 1 TsaB — MIWLGIDTSNMPLSIAIVKDDQLLVEWTSSVKVTHSVGAMPAVEEVLNQANIKPNEIDAIAVAEGPGSYTGVRIGVTIAKTLAWTLKIPLVGVSSLQTLAGNGTLFKGLICPIMDARRQNVFSAIYTNDLESYLADGHYSLETVLEKLAAIEEDILFVGRDVSIHWDTIQQVLGKRAIRAPFHLDLPKASIVIEQALKTPLPSIEETHHFVPDYKRITEAETNWRAEQKAGETNG, encoded by the coding sequence ATGATTTGGTTAGGAATTGATACATCGAATATGCCATTATCAATCGCGATTGTTAAAGATGATCAGCTATTGGTTGAATGGACAAGCTCGGTAAAAGTAACACACTCTGTAGGGGCAATGCCAGCTGTTGAAGAAGTTTTAAACCAAGCAAATATAAAACCGAATGAAATTGATGCAATAGCAGTAGCTGAAGGCCCTGGCTCATACACAGGTGTTCGAATTGGTGTGACTATTGCTAAAACTCTGGCTTGGACACTAAAGATTCCATTAGTGGGGGTATCAAGTCTTCAAACCCTTGCAGGGAATGGAACGCTATTCAAAGGACTTATTTGCCCTATTATGGATGCTCGCCGTCAGAATGTATTTTCAGCGATTTATACAAATGATTTAGAATCTTACTTAGCAGATGGTCACTATTCCCTGGAGACTGTTTTAGAAAAGTTGGCAGCTATAGAAGAAGATATATTGTTTGTTGGGAGAGATGTTTCAATTCATTGGGACACAATACAACAAGTTCTAGGTAAACGTGCTATTCGCGCACCGTTTCATTTAGATTTACCAAAAGCTTCAATTGTGATTGAGCAAGCATTGAAGACACCACTACCTTCAATAGAAGAAACGCATCACTTTGTACCCGATTATAAACGAATTACCGAAGCTGAAACGAATTGGCGTGCAGAACAAAAGGCTGGAGAAACAAATGGATGA
- the rimI gene encoding ribosomal protein S18-alanine N-acetyltransferase: MDDMITYRKMTEADIDGVLKIEQEAFSLPWTRDAFVQEMTTNLHAYYVVAENSEGKIVGFCGMWIVVDESHITNVAVTEQLKGQGIGEGLMREAIRVSKESGVVLMTLEARVSNTVAQNLYRKLDFQNGGIRKGYYTDNQENALVMWVKFK; this comes from the coding sequence ATGGATGATATGATTACTTACCGTAAAATGACGGAAGCAGATATTGATGGAGTCTTAAAGATTGAACAAGAAGCATTTAGTCTACCATGGACACGAGATGCATTTGTTCAAGAAATGACAACTAACTTGCATGCTTATTATGTTGTCGCTGAAAATAGTGAAGGAAAAATTGTAGGTTTCTGTGGAATGTGGATAGTGGTAGATGAAAGTCATATTACTAATGTAGCAGTGACTGAACAACTTAAGGGCCAAGGGATTGGAGAAGGACTTATGCGTGAGGCAATCCGAGTTTCTAAAGAGTCTGGAGTTGTTCTGATGACATTAGAAGCACGAGTCAGTAATACGGTTGCACAAAATTTGTATCGTAAATTAGATTTTCAAAATGGTGGTATTCGAAAAGGTTATTATACTGATAACCAAGAGAATGCCCTGGTAATGTGGGTGAAATTTAAATGA